Proteins encoded by one window of Deltaproteobacteria bacterium:
- the dnaN gene encoding DNA polymerase III subunit beta has translation MEFSINRSLFIRALGMVQNLVERRSSMAILSHVCLTASNDQLTVEATDLEVGFQGIFPCTVTREGSVSVPARKLYEIARELSCEEVRVRETENKWLSISGNSAVFKLFGLSSDDFPGLPKYKHLKTVEIEAQELRRMIDCTLFSTASEDTPPYNTSGIYLEKLIKDDLSFLRMVATDGHRLAMIDRPIESIRELDLENGVVLSKKGVSEMRHLLDENGTVQLGVGKEAGMLRRDSSIVSIRLLASKYPNYELALPKNESIKLDIPRKPLLDMLRRMHIMTTDRYKGVRLELRSDTLELFLTNPELGDANEQMNVSYRYPDLKIGFNPRYFIDALNVMESETVNLGFMDEEHGCSIRGEVDGGFMALVMPMQLA, from the coding sequence ATGGAATTCTCCATCAACCGTTCTCTCTTTATTCGGGCCCTGGGAATGGTTCAAAACCTCGTGGAACGAAGATCGAGCATGGCCATTTTGTCCCACGTCTGCCTGACGGCCTCAAACGACCAGCTAACGGTGGAAGCCACGGATCTCGAAGTCGGATTTCAGGGTATTTTTCCCTGCACGGTTACACGCGAAGGATCCGTTTCCGTTCCCGCACGTAAACTGTATGAAATTGCACGGGAACTTTCGTGCGAGGAGGTCCGGGTTAGAGAAACGGAAAACAAATGGTTATCGATTTCAGGCAACAGCGCTGTTTTTAAGCTTTTTGGTTTATCTTCGGACGATTTTCCCGGTCTGCCTAAATACAAGCACCTGAAGACCGTGGAAATCGAGGCACAAGAATTGCGAAGGATGATTGATTGCACTCTGTTCTCGACGGCGTCGGAAGACACGCCGCCTTACAACACGAGCGGCATCTATCTTGAAAAACTCATAAAAGATGATTTATCTTTTTTGAGGATGGTGGCCACGGACGGGCACCGTCTGGCGATGATCGACCGACCCATTGAATCCATCCGCGAGTTGGATCTCGAAAATGGGGTAGTGCTTTCAAAGAAAGGGGTTTCCGAAATGAGACACCTTTTGGATGAAAACGGAACGGTTCAGCTTGGCGTTGGAAAAGAGGCCGGGATGCTCAGGCGTGATTCTTCCATCGTGTCGATCCGATTATTGGCCAGCAAATACCCTAATTATGAATTGGCTCTTCCCAAGAACGAATCGATTAAACTCGATATTCCCAGAAAACCTCTTTTGGATATGTTGCGTCGAATGCACATCATGACCACGGATCGTTACAAAGGCGTACGTCTGGAGCTTCGATCGGATACCTTGGAACTGTTTTTGACGAATCCTGAGCTTGGCGACGCGAACGAACAAATGAATGTTTCGTACCGATATCCCGACCTCAAAATCGGATTTAACCCAAGATACTTCATCGATGCATTAAACGTTATGGAAAGTGAAACGGTAAATCTTGGGTTTATGGATGAAGAACATGGGTGCTCTATACGAGGCGAAGTGGATGGTGGGTTCATGGCATTGGTAATGCCCATGCAATTGGCATAA
- a CDS encoding ATP-binding protein: MVDWHLIYAELRQRVGDHAFETWVAPSRPIRLEDETLTLSVPDRNHQKEVQRNFEHLILEILREHGFTPGRVEYVHQREPDGAGFQKSSENVSLPYMSPQTLNPDYTFETFIVDDSNRFPYQVCLEVSNLLDPHYNPLLLYSSGGFGKTHLLQAMGNFAVRRLPEKSTCYTNGGEFAGLLHTCLKWNALDRFQSYFHSLDLILLDDVHQLAPFPRAQDEFVNVFNKMYNLQRQIVVSTQELPKNIVGLEDRLRSRLSWGLIAEIASPSVELKEQLTQRKCGELGISLDHEVVRYLAQQSHLDAVALDKCLIRMAAYMSVQKKTVDIEQARTILSGDAKRRKTEGRRNLKEIVADFFDLSTRDLDSNQKNRSVAFARQVGMYLMRSLSGQSYSKIAFQFGEKNHSTAVRACAKIERLIRTDRKVEKIIRDLNMLIRS, from the coding sequence ATGGTTGATTGGCATTTGATCTACGCGGAGCTACGACAAAGAGTCGGAGACCATGCCTTCGAAACGTGGGTAGCGCCTTCGCGCCCCATACGTCTTGAAGATGAGACTCTAACGCTCTCGGTGCCTGATCGGAATCATCAGAAGGAGGTGCAGCGGAACTTCGAACACCTCATTCTGGAGATATTGAGAGAACATGGTTTTACTCCGGGACGAGTAGAGTATGTCCATCAACGGGAACCGGATGGAGCCGGATTCCAAAAAAGTTCGGAAAACGTATCGTTGCCGTACATGTCGCCCCAAACGCTCAACCCGGATTATACCTTCGAAACATTCATTGTAGACGATTCGAACCGGTTTCCTTACCAGGTGTGTCTCGAAGTGTCCAACCTGTTGGATCCTCATTATAATCCGCTTCTTTTGTACTCGAGTGGCGGGTTCGGGAAGACGCATCTTCTTCAGGCCATGGGGAATTTTGCAGTTCGCCGTCTTCCTGAAAAGTCTACGTGCTACACCAACGGCGGCGAGTTTGCCGGCCTATTGCATACGTGTTTGAAGTGGAACGCGTTGGACCGCTTCCAGTCCTATTTCCATAGCTTGGATCTGATTCTTTTGGATGATGTCCACCAATTGGCCCCCTTTCCTCGGGCTCAGGACGAATTTGTCAATGTTTTTAATAAGATGTACAATCTACAGCGACAGATCGTGGTTTCGACTCAAGAATTGCCGAAAAACATCGTCGGCTTGGAAGATCGATTACGTTCGCGCCTCTCATGGGGGTTGATTGCCGAGATTGCGTCTCCGAGTGTTGAACTCAAGGAACAACTTACACAACGTAAATGCGGAGAACTCGGTATTTCGTTGGATCATGAGGTCGTTCGTTATCTCGCACAACAAAGTCATTTGGATGCAGTAGCCCTCGATAAATGTCTTATTCGCATGGCGGCTTATATGTCCGTCCAAAAGAAGACGGTGGATATCGAGCAGGCCCGAACTATCCTATCCGGTGACGCGAAACGCCGGAAGACAGAAGGTCGAAGGAACTTGAAAGAGATTGTTGCGGATTTTTTCGACCTGTCCACGCGCGATCTGGATTCCAATCAGAAGAATCGCTCCGTGGCTTTTGCACGACAGGTCGGCATGTATCTGATGCGTTCGCTCTCCGGACAATCGTATTCCAAAATCGCCTTCCAGTTTGGAGAAAAAAACCACTCTACAGCCGTGCGCGCGTGCGCGAAGATCGAACGCTTGATTCGTACTGATCGCAAGGTCGAGAAAATTATTCGTGATTTAAATATGTTAATAAGAAGCTGA